The proteins below come from a single Rosa rugosa chromosome 2, drRosRugo1.1, whole genome shotgun sequence genomic window:
- the LOC133730620 gene encoding uncharacterized protein LOC133730620: MLAVSRSRGPISSSHYVLSISCQLAQKFFKYDISPQNSSHPISHTNSPPSTTDFHGDSHGYLYKWFSPGSLGSGGDEKNGSKIETIPKSKSSLNQSRAATKVGDEAAGRSRRRSNRRREAANPAKQGCQTGEEARDPGGEVKPLTAEELEQYESISESSDSDSDDGLEDEEEDGDEDEDDDDDDDDNDADDEDDEDEDDDDDVQEVVQSSGGPPVQSIDDEDDEEDEEEAEGGDDDDDGEGDDDDDEGEDEVTGALRAGAVEYPERLGQPVCQYYMRTGMSKFGATCKYHHPKQGGGSAAPVSLNYYGYPLRPDGANESNAKVSKREKARLVYYWGPIHYCGSVH, from the exons ATGCTGGCTGTGTCCAGATCTAGAGGGCCTATCTCCTCCTCTCACTATGTTCTTTCAATTTCTTGTCAATTAGCTCAGAAATTCTTCAAATATGATATCAGCCCCCAGAATTCCTCCCACCCAATATCCCACACCAACTCTCCTCCCTCTACCACTGACTTTCATGGAGATTCTCATGGCTACCTCTATAAA TGGTTCTCTCCCGGATCGTTGGGTTCTGGTGGAGATGAGAAG AACGGTTCCAAAATTGAAACcatcccaaaatccaaatcctccCTAAATCAATCTAGGGCTGCAACGAAGGTAGGGGACGAAGCAGCTGGCAGATCGAGGAGGCGAAGCAACCGGCGAAGGGAGGCTGCGAATCCGGCGAAACAAGGCTGCCAAACCGGCGAGGAAGCGCGAGATCCAGGCGGAGAAGTGAAGCCTTTGACTGCCGAGGAATTGGAGCAGTACGAGTCCATTTCGGAGTCCTCCGACTCTGACTCCGACGACGGCCTCGAAGACGAGGAAGAGGACGGCGACGAAGACGAggatgacgacgacgacgacgacgacaacGACGCGGATGATGAAGACGATGAGGATGAAGATGACGACGACGATGTCCAGGAGGTCGTACAGTCCTCCGGTGGCCCTCCGGTTCAGTCAATAGACGATGAGGACGACGAAGAAGACGAGGAAGAGGCTGAAGGAGGcgatgacgacgacgacggcgagggagatgacgacgacgacgaggGCGAGGATGAG GTTACCGGAGCTCTGAGAGCTGGGGCGGTGGAGTACCCCGAGCGACTGGGCCAGCCTGTGTGCCAG TACTAtatgaggacggggatgtccaaattTGGCGCCACTTGTAAGTATCACCATCCTAAGCAGGGAGGAGGCTCTGCGGCCCCTGTATCACTAAATTACTATGGATACCCATTACGACCG